The sequence TTGACTTCGTAGATGACCTCGCCGTCGGCCTCGACGATGCCGTCCGCCACGCCCATGGTCAGCCGGCGGGTCTGCACGGCCTTGGTGAAATCGATCTTGTAGGTCAGCATCTTGCGGTCGGGCCGCACCATTCCCTTGAGCTTGACCTCGCCGACACCCAGCGCATACCCGCGCCCCTGCCAGCCGCGCCAGCCGAGGTTGAAGCCGGTCAGCTGCCACAGGCCGTCCAGACCCAGGCAGCCCGGCATGATGGGGTTTCCGGGAAAGTGACATTCGAAAAACCACAGATCCGGGCTGATATCGAATTCGGC is a genomic window of Sulfitobacter alexandrii containing:
- the fabA gene encoding bifunctional 3-hydroxydecanoyl-ACP dehydratase/trans-2-decenoyl-ACP isomerase — its product is MADYPTSFDKDALLKCAAGELFGPGNAQLPAPPMLMMDRITDVSADGGAHGKGHITAEFDISPDLWFFECHFPGNPIMPGCLGLDGLWQLTGFNLGWRGWQGRGYALGVGEVKLKGMVRPDRKMLTYKIDFTKAVQTRRLTMGVADGIVEADGEVIYEVKDMKVALSES